In the genome of Caldisericia bacterium, one region contains:
- a CDS encoding nucleotide sugar dehydrogenase, with amino-acid sequence MISVFGLGAVGLPLSLILSMKGLKVYGVDINKKRIEDIKNGNSGLFEYYNDKSIDEIIVDEISKGNFIPTTNYKEAVLNSEVIMITIPLPLKRNKEINYDFLIKGIENIGKNLKKDTLIILRSTVPIGTTRKLVLPMLEGYTGFKIDKDFYLSYVPERMAEGKAFEELVNMTTLIGGIGEKSIEKTLNFFKTNFNGDYHIVSKVEVAEASKIIENLQRDLNIAMVNSLANIFLNIGLIPHEVIEAAKTHKRVKNLLSPGLGVGGHCLPYAYYYLKESVMINKIDLSLFELGRKINDDMPKRVLKIILERLKKKGKDPKSAKLALLGLAMKDYSKDTRESPSLKFLNISKKYFKEVCVFDNEVSIHLEERKEDLFSTLKDSDVIVISIIQKSYENLKVEDIKNLVKKDALIVDIKGLLNKKELKENFDSIIF; translated from the coding sequence ATGATATCAGTTTTTGGGCTTGGTGCAGTAGGTTTACCATTATCTCTTATTTTAAGCATGAAAGGCCTTAAAGTTTATGGGGTTGATATAAATAAGAAAAGAATTGAAGATATTAAAAATGGAAACAGTGGACTTTTTGAATATTATAATGATAAAAGCATTGATGAAATAATAGTAGATGAGATAAGTAAAGGAAATTTTATTCCAACAACTAATTACAAAGAAGCAGTTTTGAACTCAGAAGTTATCATGATAACAATTCCACTACCTTTGAAGAGAAACAAAGAGATAAATTATGACTTTTTAATAAAAGGAATTGAAAATATTGGAAAAAACTTAAAGAAAGACACTCTAATTATTTTAAGAAGCACAGTTCCTATTGGAACAACAAGAAAGTTAGTTCTACCAATGCTTGAAGGATACACTGGTTTTAAAATAGATAAGGATTTTTATCTTTCATATGTACCAGAAAGAATGGCTGAGGGTAAAGCATTTGAAGAATTGGTAAACATGACAACATTGATTGGAGGTATTGGAGAAAAAAGCATAGAGAAAACACTTAACTTTTTTAAAACAAACTTTAATGGTGATTATCATATTGTAAGTAAAGTTGAAGTTGCTGAGGCATCAAAAATAATTGAAAACCTTCAAAGAGATTTAAACATCGCAATGGTAAATTCATTAGCAAATATATTTTTAAATATTGGTCTTATTCCTCATGAAGTTATTGAAGCAGCAAAAACCCATAAAAGGGTTAAAAATCTTCTTTCTCCTGGTCTTGGTGTAGGAGGTCATTGTCTTCCTTATGCATATTATTATCTTAAAGAAAGTGTAATGATAAACAAAATTGATTTATCGCTGTTTGAACTTGGAAGAAAAATAAATGATGACATGCCTAAGAGAGTCTTAAAAATAATTCTTGAAAGATTAAAGAAAAAAGGAAAAGATCCAAAGAGTGCAAAACTTGCTCTTCTTGGTTTAGCTATGAAAGATTATTCAAAAGATACGAGAGAAAGCCCATCTTTAAAATTTCTAAATATTTCAAAAAAATATTTTAAAGAAGTTTGCGTTTTTGATAATGAAGTTTCTATTCATTTGGAGGAGAGAAAAGAAGATCTTTTTTCAACATTAAAAGATTCTGATGTAATTGTTATAAGTATTATTCAAAAAAGTTATGAAAATTTAAAAGTTGAAGATATAAAAAATTTAG
- a CDS encoding glycosyltransferase family 4 protein, with the protein MKKIGVFISGGEKGGSRYQVMTLAKELKSEFDFVFFNFYEGLLYKEIKESNFKQYLFKGLFNFKDIEKSIINEKLDLIHTYGFRGNFYGRIISKKLKIKSITSYTSFMYEDYSSKLKGVIFEKIDNFTLKIPEMIIVPSTSLKEYILKRGYKRDVRVVHLGIEIYNEFYKREDFGLKETDFVIGSVMRLERVKNPIFLIDTFSLIEKELKNAKLLIVGDGSLRGEIEKRIDELSLKEKVILLGFRKDVRRIYGIFDVFVLPSIKEGFSIAIIEAMSSSLPVVVYDSLGVRDIVDNGVNGFIINELNKEIFAEKIIYFLDENKRKEFGERNRKKVLEKFTKEKMVEETKKIYKEVIL; encoded by the coding sequence ATGAAAAAAATTGGTGTTTTTATAAGTGGAGGGGAAAAGGGTGGGTCAAGATATCAAGTTATGACTTTAGCAAAAGAGTTAAAAAGTGAATTTGATTTTGTATTTTTTAATTTTTATGAAGGACTACTTTATAAAGAAATAAAAGAATCAAATTTTAAACAATATTTATTCAAAGGTTTATTCAATTTTAAAGATATTGAAAAATCAATAATTAATGAAAAATTAGATTTGATTCACACTTATGGTTTTAGAGGAAATTTTTATGGAAGAATAATTTCAAAAAAATTAAAAATAAAATCTATCACATCTTACACAAGTTTTATGTATGAAGATTATAGTTCAAAATTAAAAGGAGTGATTTTTGAAAAAATAGATAATTTTACTTTAAAAATTCCTGAAATGATTATTGTTCCTTCTACTTCTTTAAAAGAGTATATATTAAAAAGAGGATATAAGAGGGATGTAAGAGTTGTTCACCTCGGAATAGAAATATATAATGAGTTTTATAAAAGAGAAGATTTTGGTTTGAAAGAAACTGATTTTGTAATTGGCTCTGTAATGAGACTTGAAAGGGTAAAAAATCCGATTTTTTTAATTGATACCTTTTCTCTTATTGAAAAAGAATTAAAAAATGCAAAGTTATTAATAGTTGGCGATGGTTCATTAAGAGGTGAGATTGAAAAAAGAATAGATGAACTTTCTTTAAAAGAAAAAGTCATTCTATTAGGTTTTAGAAAAGATGTTAGAAGAATTTATGGAATATTTGATGTTTTTGTTCTTCCTTCAATTAAAGAGGGGTTTTCTATTGCAATAATTGAAGCAATGAGTTCATCTCTTCCTGTTGTTGTTTATGATTCTTTAGGAGTAAGAGATATAGTTGATAATGGAGTAAATGGATTTATTATTAATGAGTTAAACAAAGAAATCTTTGCTGAAAAGATAATTTATTTTTTAGATGAAAATAAAAGAAAAGAATTTGGTGAGAGAAATAGAAAAAAAGTTTTGGAAAAATTCACAAAAGAAAAAATGGTTGAAGAAACAAAAAAGATTTATAAAGAGGTTATTTTATGA
- a CDS encoding glycosyltransferase: MKKILFVSFFSPPIGSGGGERVIKLIKYIKGYEKYLLTSDYPTYKYRDDTSRIPEDTKVIRVKFKDPRIFIPKFIYRFLKREKGSNETDILERYRVLKSSLLTKIRLRLFIPDDKIRWVKDSKRVAKNLVEKQKIDVVITSGPPHSTHLIGLYLKRKLNIKWVMDLRDLWSENPFVEYPPSSKIKNRKIEEKCLKETDLIIVVTESFKKVLLKEFKFLDEKKIKVVYGGFDKKDFEVESKEFSCFSISYIGSFYSLQTPVFFFKAFKELIEEDENFRKEAKIYILSPFEENTKKIVDEMNLVEFVNISGFLPHKEAMKYLLGSKLLFLFLGRGGEDTVPQKTFEYLGSGKRIIALVPDGECKEILLKCGVIDIVEPDNIENIKRTLKKIYNDYLNGVQIKYNNDEINKFSMENISEKFIESLKDGGVL; encoded by the coding sequence ATGAAAAAAATTCTTTTTGTTTCATTTTTCTCTCCTCCAATTGGTAGTGGCGGAGGTGAAAGAGTTATAAAATTAATAAAATATATAAAAGGGTATGAAAAATATCTTTTAACAAGCGATTATCCAACTTACAAATATAGAGATGACACATCAAGAATACCAGAAGATACTAAAGTTATAAGAGTAAAATTTAAAGACCCAAGAATTTTTATTCCTAAATTTATATATAGATTTTTAAAAAGAGAAAAAGGGAGTAACGAGACAGATATTTTAGAAAGATATAGAGTTTTAAAAAGTTCTTTATTGACAAAAATAAGATTAAGGTTATTTATTCCAGATGATAAAATAAGATGGGTAAAAGATTCCAAAAGAGTTGCAAAAAATCTGGTTGAAAAACAAAAAATTGATGTTGTTATAACTTCAGGGCCTCCTCATTCAACTCATCTTATTGGTCTATATTTAAAAAGAAAATTAAATATTAAATGGGTTATGGATTTAAGAGACCTTTGGAGTGAAAATCCATTTGTTGAATATCCACCATCTTCAAAGATTAAAAATAGAAAAATAGAGGAAAAATGTCTTAAAGAAACCGATTTAATAATTGTGGTTACAGAATCTTTTAAAAAAGTTTTGCTTAAAGAATTTAAATTTTTAGATGAAAAAAAGATAAAAGTTGTTTATGGAGGTTTTGACAAAAAAGATTTTGAAGTTGAATCTAAAGAGTTTTCTTGTTTCTCAATTTCTTATATAGGTAGTTTTTATTCTCTTCAAACACCAGTATTCTTTTTTAAAGCATTTAAGGAACTTATAGAAGAGGATGAGAATTTTAGAAAAGAAGCAAAAATTTATATTTTGTCTCCTTTTGAGGAAAATACAAAAAAAATTGTTGATGAAATGAATTTAGTTGAATTTGTTAATATCTCAGGATTCTTACCACATAAAGAAGCAATGAAATATCTATTAGGATCAAAACTTTTATTTCTATTTTTAGGAAGAGGTGGAGAAGATACTGTTCCACAAAAAACATTTGAATATCTTGGAAGTGGAAAAAGAATCATTGCTCTTGTTCCAGATGGGGAATGTAAAGAAATTTTATTAAAATGTGGAGTAATAGATATAGTTGAACCAGATAATATTGAAAATATAAAGAGAACTTTAAAAAAAATATATAATGATTATCTAAATGGGGTTCAGATAAAATATAATAATGATGAAATTAATAAATTTTCAATGGAAAATATATCAGAAAAATTTATTGAATCTCTAAAAGATGGAGGAGTTCTATAA
- the murJ gene encoding murein biosynthesis integral membrane protein MurJ, translating into MRGRRLISISFIMILITLITRILGFIREQVIAYFFGATFQSDAIKISTYIPLTISHLLVAGLLSAIFIPVFTDFLVEKKEKDMWETFNILFNVIGVIFIILSFIFFVFSKNFINIMAPHSSNEMKNLANSMFIYLIPQMLILAWAFLFGGLHNTYESFIIPGLGGVLYNISIVFSLIFFTKFYGPYAIIYGSMVGAILQLLIQVPFAIKKGWKYKFLFNLKNPYVKKIGILAVPILINSTFGYITPIFEKSIGSFFGEGAISSLDYAFKVSQLPLGIFAFVVSLIIFPTLSQLVSRKEIERLSKTIQFGIKFILYLMIPSAVGLILFSYPIIRLLFEQGMFTENATRIVSNLLIFYSIGLPFWGMTSLLVRVYYSFKDTITPVIISIITIVIQISLYFLNSRIIGLSGIPLGASIASVIQFILLYGILFKKLKTLSLKSFIIDFSKISIYSLIATLVSFLISNYLDRNGFTVSKYGQLVQVGIVIVVTLFIYFTVLYLRDYKNLKLELERIRGGIDEKS; encoded by the coding sequence TTGAGAGGCAGAAGGTTAATATCAATAAGTTTCATAATGATTCTTATCACTCTAATTACAAGGATATTAGGCTTTATAAGAGAACAAGTTATTGCTTATTTTTTTGGAGCAACATTTCAATCTGATGCAATTAAAATATCAACATATATTCCTTTAACAATTTCACACCTTCTTGTTGCAGGTCTATTATCAGCAATTTTTATTCCAGTTTTCACAGATTTTTTAGTTGAGAAAAAAGAAAAAGATATGTGGGAAACTTTTAATATTTTATTTAATGTTATAGGTGTTATTTTTATAATTTTATCTTTTATATTTTTTGTTTTTTCAAAAAATTTTATTAATATAATGGCACCACATTCAAGCAATGAAATGAAAAATCTTGCAAATTCAATGTTTATATACCTAATTCCTCAAATGCTTATTCTTGCATGGGCTTTTCTTTTTGGAGGTCTTCATAACACATATGAATCATTTATTATTCCTGGTTTAGGGGGAGTTTTATATAACATCTCAATAGTTTTTTCTCTTATATTTTTTACAAAATTTTATGGTCCTTATGCAATTATATATGGATCTATGGTTGGAGCAATTCTTCAACTTTTAATTCAAGTTCCTTTTGCAATTAAAAAGGGTTGGAAATATAAATTTTTATTTAACTTAAAAAATCCATATGTTAAAAAAATAGGAATTTTAGCAGTTCCAATTTTAATAAACTCTACTTTTGGATATATTACTCCAATTTTTGAGAAATCTATTGGTTCTTTTTTTGGAGAAGGAGCAATTTCTTCTCTCGATTATGCTTTTAAAGTATCACAACTTCCGCTTGGAATTTTTGCATTTGTTGTTTCATTAATTATTTTTCCAACATTATCACAACTTGTTTCGAGAAAAGAGATTGAAAGATTATCAAAAACAATTCAATTTGGTATAAAATTTATTCTTTACCTTATGATACCATCTGCTGTTGGTTTAATTTTATTTTCGTATCCTATAATAAGACTTCTTTTTGAACAAGGAATGTTTACAGAAAATGCAACAAGAATAGTTTCTAATCTCCTGATTTTTTATTCAATAGGCCTTCCTTTTTGGGGCATGACCTCTCTTCTTGTTAGAGTTTATTATTCTTTTAAAGATACAATAACTCCAGTTATAATAAGCATAATAACAATAGTGATACAAATTTCACTTTATTTTTTAAACTCAAGAATAATAGGACTTTCTGGCATTCCTCTTGGTGCATCTATAGCAAGTGTTATTCAATTTATTCTACTTTATGGAATTTTATTTAAAAAATTAAAAACTTTGAGTTTAAAAAGTTTTATAATAGATTTTTCAAAAATTTCAATTTATTCTTTAATTGCAACTTTAGTGTCTTTTTTAATCTCAAACTATTTAGACAGAAATGGTTTCACTGTTTCAAAATATGGACAACTTGTTCAAGTTGGAATTGTAATAGTTGTAACATTATTTATATATTTTACTGTATTATATTTAAGAGATTACAAAAATTTGAAACTTGAACTTGAAAGAATAAGAGGTGGAATAGATGAAAAAAGTTAA
- a CDS encoding LCP family protein, with product MKKVKKILTIVLIVLVVLVVSFIGYTYYILSSINPKNSENNENNLPPKEIDWNKKINILLVGIDQRYEDEMSRSDTNLLLSIDPVNKKLVLISLPRDSLVTLPGYEGDEKLAHAHSYGGVPLLIKTVESILQIEVPYYVEVNFEGFVKMIDLIGGITIDVEKDMNYESYLGDVKIHLKKGLQHLNGEKALEYVRFRMDETGDIGRMERQQKFIKAVIQQALEISNTLKLQKALLELKNWVKTNLEPTQIIKLGLIMKNIHEDDMISMTLPGVNSWKNGLSYYILDYDKIQNIIDEYLKD from the coding sequence ATGAAAAAAGTTAAAAAGATATTAACAATAGTGTTAATAGTATTAGTTGTACTTGTTGTATCATTTATAGGTTATACTTACTACATTTTATCTTCAATTAATCCAAAAAATAGTGAAAACAATGAAAATAATCTTCCTCCTAAAGAAATTGATTGGAACAAAAAAATAAATATTCTTCTTGTTGGAATTGACCAAAGATATGAAGATGAAATGTCAAGATCAGATACAAATCTTCTCCTTTCTATTGATCCTGTGAATAAAAAATTGGTTCTTATATCTCTTCCAAGAGATTCATTAGTTACTTTGCCAGGTTATGAGGGTGATGAAAAATTAGCCCATGCTCATTCATATGGAGGAGTACCTCTTCTTATTAAAACTGTTGAATCAATTTTACAAATTGAAGTTCCTTATTATGTTGAAGTTAATTTTGAAGGATTTGTAAAAATGATTGATTTGATCGGAGGAATTACTATTGATGTAGAAAAAGATATGAATTATGAATCTTATCTTGGAGATGTAAAAATTCATCTTAAAAAGGGATTACAACACCTTAACGGAGAGAAAGCACTTGAATATGTTAGATTCAGGATGGATGAGACAGGGGATATTGGAAGAATGGAAAGACAGCAAAAATTTATTAAGGCAGTAATTCAACAGGCACTTGAAATTTCAAATACTTTAAAGCTTCAAAAAGCACTTCTTGAACTTAAAAATTGGGTAAAGACAAATCTTGAACCAACACAAATAATAAAATTAGGATTAATAATGAAAAATATTCATGAAGATGACATGATATCAATGACACTTCCAGGAGTGAACTCTTGGAAAAATGGTCTTTCATATTATATTCTCGATTATGATAAAATTCAAAATATAATTGATGAATACCTTAAAGATTAA
- a CDS encoding O-antigen ligase family protein, whose product MIELGALFFSFLIALSLLIKPQFSFIFSIPLLFYYFPYKFTFYLIPLYPIIDFFIRNSFPSVSSIWDEGFILILILILLFRVKTKKIKLGELIYPVLIFLLSLLISSYFTKIDTRIAFDGIRSYLEMFLFFLIVLNFIEDKKDIENFINLSTISVLILSLYGIYQYIAKVSIPSSWIDKDLETTISTRAFSIFGSPNAFAGYLILLIPLIFTIFLTEKKKIKKLYYLFVLGVSLFALLFTLTRAAQISIAFSFLIFTLLYKDKRYFLVLLILILIAFSIPQIRVRFLNLLSPIYLEKAKTYGRLFRWNLAISIFSLKPIFGVGPGGFGGAVASRLGMFEGLYVDNYYLKTLVETGIIGFISFLYLIFSILRKGISNLINVKSDKEKMISLGIFLGLVAFFLNNLTENLWEIPTLSVTMWSIVAILYSIRKE is encoded by the coding sequence ATGATTGAGTTAGGCGCTCTCTTTTTTTCATTTTTGATAGCATTATCTCTTTTGATTAAACCTCAGTTTAGTTTTATTTTTTCAATTCCCCTTCTTTTTTATTATTTTCCATATAAATTTACTTTTTACCTTATACCTCTTTATCCTATAATTGATTTTTTTATAAGAAATTCATTTCCAAGCGTTTCATCAATATGGGATGAAGGTTTTATATTGATTTTAATTCTTATTTTACTATTCAGAGTAAAAACTAAAAAAATAAAATTAGGGGAATTAATTTATCCTGTTCTTATTTTTCTTTTATCATTACTAATTTCTTCTTACTTTACAAAAATTGATACAAGAATTGCATTTGATGGAATAAGAAGTTATTTAGAAATGTTTCTCTTCTTTTTAATTGTTTTAAATTTTATTGAAGATAAAAAAGATATTGAAAATTTTATAAATCTCTCAACTATTTCAGTTTTAATTTTATCTCTTTATGGTATATATCAATATATCGCAAAAGTATCAATTCCTTCATCATGGATAGATAAAGACCTTGAAACAACAATTTCAACAAGAGCATTTTCAATTTTTGGATCTCCAAATGCTTTTGCTGGTTATCTAATACTTTTAATTCCTTTAATTTTTACCATATTTTTAACTGAAAAGAAAAAAATCAAAAAATTATATTATCTTTTTGTTCTTGGAGTATCTTTATTCGCACTTCTTTTTACTTTAACAAGAGCAGCACAAATTTCAATTGCCTTTTCTTTTTTAATATTTACTCTTTTATATAAGGATAAAAGATATTTTCTTGTTTTACTAATTCTTATTCTAATTGCTTTTTCTATTCCTCAAATAAGAGTAAGATTTTTAAATCTATTATCACCAATTTACCTTGAAAAAGCAAAGACATATGGAAGACTTTTTAGGTGGAATCTTGCAATTTCAATTTTTTCTTTAAAACCAATTTTTGGCGTAGGTCCTGGGGGTTTTGGTGGTGCAGTTGCAAGTAGATTAGGTATGTTTGAAGGGCTTTATGTTGATAACTATTATTTAAAAACTTTAGTTGAAACAGGAATAATTGGTTTTATCTCATTTTTATATCTTATTTTTTCAATTTTAAGAAAAGGTATATCAAATTTGATTAATGTAAAATCTGATAAAGAAAAGATGATATCTTTAGGAATATTTTTGGGTTTAGTTGCATTTTTCTTAAATAATCTGACAGAAAATTTGTGGGAGATTCCAACATTGAGTGTAACAATGTGGAGTATTGTTGCAATTTTATATTCAATTAGAAAAGAATGA